The following proteins are co-located in the Calliphora vicina chromosome 2, idCalVici1.1, whole genome shotgun sequence genome:
- the LOC135950393 gene encoding fibrinogen-like protein A, with the protein MKGNYSNLLEELNTVKLSEKRKLVYCSFKEKYTNLEEKYLELIKNKENDLKSINDLNLRMDNLTTQLSSILANEAYNKKPLFDVRDDQLPEFKKEHCQPDSKPIDCKAATKCSEKSGYYKIYLPRNKAKQIMVFCDMEIAGGNWMHILRRIDGSENFTRPWSDYVNGFGKVEAEYWIGLDNSNALTNNNGRQILYVHLEYDLGVSSYALYDNFLVGDATELYKLKSLGRYEGTAVDGMSYVLNMKFSTFNYDHDEYSGNCAAEYKGGWWYKKCGHAKPTSQYQKTESETGIKWHDEQLKRHHYKIMYFMIRSF; encoded by the exons ATGAAAGGAAATTATTCAAACCTATTGGAGGAATTAAATACTGTAAAATTGTCGGAAAAAAG AAAATTGGTTTATTGCAGTTTTAAGGAGAAGTACACAAATTTGGAAGAAAAgtatttggaattaataaaaaataaagaaaacgacCTAAAATCGattaatgatttaaatttacgCATGGACAACCTCACAACACa ATTATCTAGCATTCTAGCTAACGAAGCCTATAATAAGAAACCATTGTTTGATGTACGTGATGATCAGCTGCCAGAATTTAAAAAGGAACATTGCCAACCAGACTCAAAACCAATTGATTGCAAAGCAGCTACCAAGTGCTCTGAAAAGAGTggttattacaaaatatatttaccaagaaataaagcaaaacaaattatGGTATTTTGTGATATGGAAATTGCTGGTGGTAATTGGATGCACATTTTAAGACGCATTGATGGTTCGGAAAATTTTACACGTCCTTGGTCTGACTACGTAAATGGATTTGGCAAAGTAGAGGCTGAGTACTGGATAGGCTTAGATAATTCAAATGCTCTTACCAACAACAATGGTCGACAGATATTATATGTTCATTTAGAATATGATTTAGGAGTGTCTAGTTATGCTTTGTATGATAACTTTTTAGTAGGGGATGCCACTGAATTATACAAACTAAAATCTTTAGGCAGATATGAAGGCACTGCTGTAGATGGTATGTCGTATGTGTTGAATATGAAATTTAGCACCTTCAATTACGATCATGACGAATATAGTGGCAATTGTGCCGCTGAGTACAAAGGTGGATGGTGGTATAAGAAGTGTGGACATGC AAAACCTACTAGTCAATATCAAAAAACCGAATCAGAAACTGGAATAAAGTGGCACGATGAACAATTGAAAAGACatcattataaaattatgtattttatgatacgaagtttttaa